One segment of Streptosporangium brasiliense DNA contains the following:
- a CDS encoding ABC-F family ATP-binding cassette domain-containing protein yields MGHVEVGHLTYVLPDGRPLLNDVSFRIGDGVKAALVGPNGAGKTTLMRLIAGDLQPVEGSVASSGGLGIMRQFIGGIRDGRTVHELLLSVAPQRVRQAAERLDAAELVMMEREDEKAQMRYAQAITDYTDAGGYDIEVLWDTCTMAALGMPYDDCKYRGVNTLSGGEQKRLVLEALLRGPDQTLLLDEPDNYLDVPGKLWLEQALRETPKTVVLVSHDRQLLANAADRIVTVESGNIWIHGGGFGTYAQARKDRNERLEELKKRWDEEHAKIKRLVLMLKQKAKYMDTMAAAYHSAQTRLRRFEEAGPPEAAPKEQFINMRLKGGRTAKRAVICESLELTGLMKPFDLEIWYGERIAVLGSNGSGKSHFLRLIAGEDVRHTGVARLGSRVVPGHFAQTHARPELVGRTPCEIVMTEHARLKNEAMKALSRYELAGTIAEQRFETLSGGQQARLQILLLELSGTTLLLLDEPTDNLDLASAEALQEGLNAFDGTVVAVTHDRWFADDFDRYLVFGSDGKVYESPEPIWDETRVVRQR; encoded by the coding sequence GTGGGGCACGTAGAGGTCGGCCATCTGACGTATGTACTGCCGGATGGGCGGCCGTTGCTGAACGATGTGTCCTTCCGGATCGGCGACGGGGTCAAGGCCGCGCTCGTCGGGCCCAACGGGGCGGGCAAGACGACGTTGATGCGGCTGATCGCCGGGGACCTGCAGCCGGTCGAGGGGAGCGTGGCCAGCTCCGGCGGGCTGGGGATCATGCGCCAGTTCATCGGCGGCATCCGCGACGGGCGGACGGTGCACGAGCTGCTGCTCAGCGTCGCCCCGCAGCGCGTGCGGCAGGCCGCCGAGCGGCTCGACGCCGCCGAGCTCGTGATGATGGAACGCGAGGACGAGAAGGCGCAGATGCGCTACGCGCAGGCCATCACCGACTACACCGACGCCGGCGGCTACGACATCGAGGTGCTCTGGGACACCTGCACGATGGCCGCGCTCGGCATGCCGTACGACGACTGCAAATACCGCGGGGTCAACACGTTGTCGGGCGGTGAGCAGAAGCGGCTGGTGCTGGAGGCGCTGCTGCGGGGGCCCGACCAGACGCTGCTGCTGGACGAGCCGGACAACTACCTGGACGTGCCGGGCAAGCTCTGGCTGGAGCAGGCCCTGCGCGAGACGCCCAAGACGGTGGTGCTGGTCAGCCACGACCGGCAGCTGCTGGCCAACGCGGCCGACCGGATCGTCACCGTCGAGTCCGGCAACATCTGGATCCACGGCGGGGGGTTCGGCACCTACGCCCAGGCCCGCAAGGACCGCAACGAGCGCCTTGAGGAGCTGAAGAAGCGCTGGGACGAGGAGCACGCCAAGATCAAGCGGCTGGTCCTCATGCTCAAGCAGAAGGCCAAATACATGGACACCATGGCCGCCGCCTACCACTCGGCCCAGACCCGGCTGCGCCGGTTCGAGGAGGCCGGGCCGCCGGAGGCGGCGCCCAAGGAGCAGTTCATCAACATGAGGCTCAAGGGCGGCCGGACCGCCAAGCGGGCGGTGATCTGCGAGAGCCTGGAGCTGACCGGCCTTATGAAGCCGTTCGACCTGGAGATCTGGTACGGCGAGCGGATCGCGGTGCTGGGCTCCAACGGCTCCGGGAAGTCCCATTTCCTGCGCCTGATCGCCGGTGAGGACGTCCGGCACACCGGCGTGGCCAGGCTCGGCTCCCGGGTCGTCCCCGGCCACTTCGCGCAGACCCACGCCCGCCCCGAGCTCGTCGGCCGGACGCCCTGCGAGATCGTCATGACCGAGCACGCCCGGCTGAAGAACGAGGCGATGAAGGCGCTGTCCCGCTACGAGCTGGCCGGGACCATCGCCGAGCAGCGGTTCGAGACGCTGTCCGGCGGGCAGCAGGCGCGGCTGCAGATCCTGCTTCTGGAGCTGTCCGGCACCACGTTGCTGCTGCTGGACGAGCCGACCGACAACCTCGACCTGGCCAGCGCCGAAGCGCTGCAGGAGGGGCTGAACGCCTTCGACGGCACCGTGGTGGCAGTCACCCACGACCGCTGGTTCGCCGACGACTTCGACCGCTATCTCGTCTTTGGATCGGATGGGAAGGTATACGAATCACCTGAACCGATCTGGGATGAGACCAGGGTGGTCCGGCAGCGTTAA
- a CDS encoding alkaline phosphatase family protein, giving the protein MRHREPPRVLTASLALLLASGCGPGPGAPDAPALPAPSVVVVATPPLLPYVTVTLTPTPEPAPSPPSPQPKVLVVGLDGVRYDRVLATGAVHFRQLMEAGTLATGRLEVLRKVRSSSGPGWATVLTGVAPGKHGVHNNSFEGRQFIKYPDFLTRLERIRPSLHTAAVTGWRDLVHAGAVGDLVDWHATSHLKPYEIGDKDAFIIDRMTDLIQASQVDVAFMHLEVTDAVAHRTGVLGPAYREAIETVDGYLGRLFGAIRARPTFAAEKWTIIVTTDHGHKDEGGHGGVSAPERSVFVLAAGPGIEQGARRRDARQVDVAATVFAQLGIPLPGDLDGGSLSRVSAGNSH; this is encoded by the coding sequence GTGCGCCACCGGGAGCCGCCGAGGGTCCTGACGGCCTCGCTGGCCCTGCTGCTGGCGTCGGGCTGCGGCCCGGGCCCGGGCGCGCCGGACGCTCCGGCGCTGCCCGCGCCCAGCGTCGTGGTGGTGGCCACCCCTCCGCTGCTCCCGTACGTGACGGTGACGCTCACCCCGACCCCGGAGCCGGCTCCCAGCCCGCCGTCGCCACAGCCGAAGGTGCTGGTCGTCGGGCTGGACGGGGTGCGCTACGACCGGGTCCTCGCCACCGGGGCGGTGCACTTCCGGCAACTCATGGAGGCCGGGACCCTCGCCACCGGCCGGCTGGAGGTGCTGCGGAAGGTCCGTTCCAGCAGCGGCCCGGGGTGGGCGACCGTGCTGACCGGGGTGGCGCCGGGCAAGCACGGTGTGCACAACAACTCCTTCGAAGGCCGCCAGTTCATTAAATATCCGGACTTTCTCACGCGGCTGGAGAGGATCCGGCCGAGCCTGCACACCGCGGCCGTGACCGGCTGGCGGGACCTGGTCCACGCCGGGGCGGTCGGCGACCTGGTCGACTGGCACGCCACCAGCCACCTCAAGCCCTACGAGATCGGGGACAAGGACGCCTTCATCATCGACAGGATGACCGATCTCATCCAGGCCAGCCAGGTCGATGTCGCCTTCATGCACCTTGAGGTCACCGACGCCGTCGCGCACCGGACGGGGGTGCTCGGCCCCGCCTACCGCGAGGCGATCGAGACGGTGGACGGCTATCTCGGCCGGCTGTTCGGCGCCATCCGCGCCAGGCCCACCTTCGCCGCGGAGAAATGGACGATCATCGTCACCACCGATCACGGCCACAAGGACGAGGGGGGCCACGGTGGCGTCTCGGCGCCGGAGCGCAGCGTTTTCGTGCTCGCCGCCGGACCCGGGATCGAGCAGGGGGCGCGCAGGCGGGACGCCCGCCAGGTGGACGTGGCGGCCACCGTCTTCGCCCAGCTCGGCATCCCCCTCCCCGGAGACCTCGACGGGGGGTCGCTCAGCAGGGTGAGCGCCGGGAACAGCCATTGA
- a CDS encoding RNA polymerase sigma factor, whose protein sequence is MNRSALVGALRAREAGALAALYDLHAENIYRYCRSMLDGPDGPDGPDGAQVALRDTLIAAEAHVHALADPDRLEAWLYALARGECVRRRPTAAPERGGTATGPAAAPEPAAAPEPGGVSEVGPDGVSGVGPGPRTASSPSPVAAGSGDAGLRAMARDAVRSLSPEEREVLELVSRHGLSVADLAAVLGVSARRAGAMCGSARERLRDVVTAEVLARRGPHDCAGRARLSAGSAGGLTPDARERLIRHVNRCDACAPHRARQVSAARVLDLLPAVVLPETLRVRVMSCFTDPGLVPYRRCVARRAGALDAAGFPAGRGHGSRRRSRPAAGALAVVAAAAAVVLVLTHLVGSDGTAVGAMPGAPPVTGEPPGVRPPHDPEPRGTATAPEPRRGGSSAYPVGSLGPAVPVAVSVPDSLSGRRAPRPVPVPIPVPMPTDGRTDERADGRTDGRTDGPSGPTGPPSGPTGPHPPERPVRPALPVLPGPPRLGAPDRHGPPRHHQGGRPPRPCRTTPGTAPTVPGPAPTTTAPTPTAPKPTPATPRPTAEPAPKPTAEPAPKPTAKPTAEPAPKPTAEPVPASPGPTSATSTTP, encoded by the coding sequence ATGAATCGCAGTGCCCTGGTCGGAGCCCTCCGCGCGCGGGAGGCGGGCGCCCTCGCCGCGCTCTACGACCTGCATGCCGAGAACATCTATCGATACTGCCGGTCCATGCTCGACGGCCCCGACGGCCCCGACGGCCCCGACGGCGCGCAGGTGGCGCTCCGCGACACCCTGATCGCGGCCGAGGCCCATGTTCACGCGCTCGCCGACCCCGATCGGCTGGAGGCGTGGCTGTACGCACTCGCTCGGGGGGAGTGCGTACGGCGCCGCCCGACGGCCGCGCCGGAACGGGGTGGGACGGCCACGGGCCCGGCGGCTGCGCCGGAGCCGGCGGCTGCGCCGGAGCCGGGCGGGGTGTCGGAGGTGGGCCCGGACGGGGTGTCGGGGGTGGGGCCGGGTCCGCGGACCGCGTCGTCGCCGTCCCCGGTGGCCGCCGGGAGCGGCGACGCCGGTCTGCGGGCGATGGCCCGTGACGCCGTCCGGAGCCTGTCACCGGAGGAGCGCGAGGTCCTTGAGCTGGTCTCCCGGCACGGCCTGTCCGTCGCCGACCTCGCCGCGGTGCTGGGGGTCTCGGCCAGGCGCGCCGGCGCGATGTGCGGATCGGCGCGGGAGCGGCTGCGTGACGTGGTGACCGCGGAGGTCCTCGCCCGTAGGGGGCCGCATGACTGCGCGGGCCGGGCGCGGCTGTCGGCCGGCTCCGCCGGTGGGCTCACCCCGGACGCGCGTGAACGCCTGATCCGCCACGTGAACCGGTGCGACGCCTGCGCGCCGCACCGGGCGAGGCAGGTCTCGGCGGCGAGGGTCCTCGACCTGCTGCCCGCGGTCGTGCTGCCGGAGACGCTGCGCGTACGGGTGATGAGCTGCTTCACCGACCCCGGACTCGTCCCCTACCGGCGCTGTGTCGCCCGCAGGGCCGGCGCCCTGGACGCCGCGGGCTTCCCCGCGGGGAGGGGTCACGGGAGCCGTCGACGCTCTCGTCCGGCGGCCGGTGCGCTGGCCGTGGTCGCGGCGGCCGCCGCGGTCGTGCTGGTCCTCACCCACCTCGTGGGCTCCGACGGGACGGCCGTCGGCGCCATGCCGGGGGCGCCACCGGTGACCGGCGAGCCGCCGGGCGTCCGCCCGCCGCACGACCCTGAGCCGAGGGGCACCGCGACGGCCCCGGAGCCCCGCCGCGGCGGGTCGTCCGCCTACCCGGTCGGCTCCCTCGGGCCGGCTGTGCCGGTCGCCGTCAGCGTGCCCGACTCCCTGTCCGGCCGGCGCGCCCCGAGGCCCGTCCCGGTGCCGATCCCGGTGCCCATGCCGACCGACGGGCGGACGGACGAGCGGGCGGACGGGCGGACCGACGGGCGGACGGACGGGCCGAGCGGCCCCACAGGTCCCCCTTCCGGTCCCACGGGCCCCCATCCGCCCGAGAGGCCGGTCCGGCCCGCCCTGCCGGTGCTCCCCGGCCCACCACGGCTGGGCGCACCGGACAGGCACGGGCCGCCCCGTCACCACCAGGGGGGCAGGCCGCCGCGCCCGTGCCGGACCACTCCCGGCACGGCGCCCACGGTGCCCGGGCCCGCGCCTACCACCACGGCGCCGACCCCGACTGCTCCCAAACCGACCCCGGCGACTCCTCGGCCGACGGCGGAACCGGCCCCGAAGCCGACCGCGGAACCGGCTCCAAAGCCGACGGCGAAACCGACGGCGGAACCGGCCCCGAAGCCGACGGCGGAACCGGTTCCCGCGAGTCCGGGACCGACCTCGGCGACCTCCACGACGCCGTAG
- a CDS encoding C40 family peptidase has product MRSVERYGRAGAVVAGLTCCLITGAAVPAVAMQDRLGPSAEEVARARSKAGERSKQLGATTALLARAKARLGELSAQADRLIELHAGERAETARAEELLRRARERAAAGADKPREAVAAVPGRGDVVPGRGDGGPTPVRDVGGAAVIPLRGDSGVAAPVQSDGMAVSPPPDVAEVLQAQTEAAQAGAAQAEAVRAEIDYRERWAAAERAAEAARAAEEAVAGQAAEVQRIEADRTRLDKEMKAEAGAAERLAGKRVAVLKWSRVAQERARLGDHRSAAVARMRARFVAAREVAGQTWPLNATWQAARGDIAADWALTQLDKPYVWAGTGPRNYDCSGLTMRAWARAGVRIDHWTGTQWTSGQHVRISRLRRGDLLFFGRITRNPGDISHVGIYIGRGLMVHAPQTGDVVRVAPIWRRDFVGATRPA; this is encoded by the coding sequence ATGCGGTCTGTCGAGAGATACGGCCGTGCCGGTGCGGTGGTGGCGGGTCTGACCTGCTGCCTGATCACGGGTGCGGCTGTCCCCGCCGTCGCCATGCAAGACAGGCTGGGGCCGTCCGCAGAGGAGGTCGCCAGGGCCCGCTCCAAGGCCGGCGAACGGAGTAAACAGCTCGGTGCGACCACTGCCCTGCTCGCCAGGGCCAAGGCCCGGCTGGGAGAGCTGAGCGCCCAGGCGGACAGGCTGATCGAGCTCCACGCCGGGGAGCGGGCCGAGACGGCCCGCGCGGAGGAGCTTCTCCGGAGGGCGAGGGAGCGGGCCGCCGCCGGGGCGGACAAGCCCCGCGAGGCGGTGGCCGCGGTCCCGGGCCGGGGTGACGTGGTCCCGGGCCGAGGTGACGGGGGGCCGACCCCGGTCCGGGACGTGGGCGGGGCGGCTGTGATCCCCCTTCGGGGAGACAGCGGAGTGGCGGCCCCGGTCCAGAGCGACGGGATGGCCGTGAGCCCCCCTCCGGATGTCGCGGAAGTGCTCCAGGCCCAGACAGAGGCCGCGCAGGCAGGGGCCGCGCAGGCGGAGGCCGTACGGGCGGAGATCGATTACCGCGAGCGGTGGGCGGCGGCGGAGCGGGCGGCCGAAGCGGCGCGGGCGGCCGAGGAGGCCGTGGCCGGGCAGGCGGCGGAGGTCCAGCGGATCGAGGCGGACAGGACGCGGCTGGACAAGGAGATGAAGGCGGAGGCGGGCGCCGCCGAGCGGCTGGCCGGCAAGCGGGTCGCCGTCCTCAAGTGGTCCAGGGTCGCGCAGGAGCGCGCCCGGCTGGGCGATCACCGGAGCGCGGCGGTGGCGCGTATGAGAGCACGGTTCGTGGCGGCCCGCGAGGTGGCGGGGCAGACCTGGCCGCTCAACGCGACGTGGCAGGCGGCGCGGGGCGACATCGCCGCCGACTGGGCGCTCACCCAGCTCGACAAGCCCTACGTGTGGGCGGGCACGGGGCCCCGCAACTACGACTGCTCCGGTCTGACCATGCGGGCGTGGGCCCGGGCCGGGGTCAGGATCGACCACTGGACGGGCACCCAGTGGACATCGGGACAGCATGTGCGGATCAGTCGGCTCCGCCGGGGCGACCTGCTGTTCTTCGGCAGGATCACCCGGAACCCGGGCGACATCTCCCACGTGGGGATCTACATCGGCCGGGGCCTGATGGTGCACGCCCCGCAGACCGGGGACGTGGTCCGGGTCGCGCCGATATGGCGCAGGGACTTCGTCGGCGCGACCCGTCCGGCGTGA
- a CDS encoding inorganic diphosphatase, producing the protein MEFDVLVEIPKGQRNKYEVDHESGRIRLDRMLFTSTQYPADYGFIENTLGEDGDPLDALVLLQEPTFPGCLIKCRAVGMFRMTDEKGGDDKVLCVPATDPRMEHIRDIHHVPEFDRLEIQHFFEVYKDLEPGKSVEGANWVGRVEAEEEIARSVRRAEDHEH; encoded by the coding sequence GTGGAGTTCGACGTTCTCGTTGAGATTCCCAAGGGCCAACGGAACAAGTATGAGGTGGACCACGAGTCAGGGCGGATCAGGCTCGACCGGATGCTCTTCACCTCCACGCAGTACCCCGCCGACTACGGCTTCATCGAGAACACCCTCGGCGAGGACGGCGACCCCCTCGACGCCCTCGTGCTGCTCCAGGAGCCGACCTTCCCCGGCTGCCTGATCAAGTGCCGCGCGGTCGGCATGTTCCGCATGACCGACGAGAAGGGTGGCGACGACAAGGTCCTGTGCGTCCCCGCCACGGACCCCCGGATGGAGCACATCCGCGACATCCACCACGTGCCGGAGTTCGACCGCCTGGAGATCCAGCACTTCTTCGAGGTCTACAAGGACCTGGAGCCCGGCAAGTCCGTCGAGGGCGCCAACTGGGTCGGCCGGGTCGAGGCCGAGGAGGAGATCGCCCGCTCCGTCAGGCGCGCCGAGGACCACGAGCACTGA
- the dacB gene encoding D-alanyl-D-alanine carboxypeptidase/D-alanyl-D-alanine endopeptidase, translating to MRHERWVAFVTLVLLQLFVVAAGAHLLTSDLLVEETHEAAAPAGPPPVPVITASPVLAAGGNGPLPAKTTLVGRLTGALGDPALGKRVGAVVLDAETGATLFGSGADIGVTPASTTKLVTSVASLASLGPDARLSTRVVRGSSPDSIILVGGGDPTLTALRPSGVPVYPQPASLASLALRTARALKAAGTTKVTVTYDDSLYTGPRTAPTWKPNYLPDGEVAPVTALMVDEGRVAPGSRQRVSDPSRAAHGAFVSMLSKQGITVSKSRGRAKAPAGAQEIARVDSAPVYALVERALTRSDNDLSEALARQVAIKEGRPASFDGAAQAVHEVLTRLKAAEGVRVFDGSGLSPKNRIAPAGLARLIAVAAAPANPHLHPIVSGMPVAGFSGTLGHRFGKSDSAYGLVRAKTGTLNGVSTLAGMTTTRSGRLVTFAFMADDIPPGWGKAEAALDRLAAVVAAS from the coding sequence ATGCGGCATGAGCGGTGGGTGGCCTTCGTCACTCTCGTCCTGCTGCAACTGTTCGTCGTCGCGGCCGGCGCCCACCTGCTCACCAGCGACCTGCTGGTGGAGGAGACGCACGAAGCGGCCGCTCCGGCGGGGCCGCCTCCCGTCCCGGTCATCACCGCGAGTCCGGTGCTGGCCGCGGGGGGGAACGGACCTCTCCCGGCCAAGACTACTTTGGTGGGGCGGCTCACCGGGGCGCTGGGTGACCCCGCGCTGGGCAAGCGCGTCGGCGCCGTGGTTCTCGACGCCGAGACCGGCGCCACGCTGTTCGGCAGCGGCGCCGACATCGGCGTCACCCCGGCCTCCACGACCAAGCTCGTCACCTCGGTCGCCTCGCTGGCCTCCCTGGGGCCCGACGCGAGGTTGAGCACCCGGGTGGTCCGCGGCTCCTCACCCGACTCGATCATCCTGGTCGGCGGTGGCGACCCCACCCTGACGGCCCTGCGCCCGTCCGGGGTCCCCGTCTATCCCCAGCCGGCCTCGCTGGCCTCCCTCGCGCTGCGCACCGCCAGGGCGCTCAAGGCGGCCGGGACCACCAAGGTGACGGTGACCTACGACGACAGCCTCTACACCGGGCCGCGCACCGCCCCCACGTGGAAGCCCAACTACCTGCCCGACGGCGAGGTCGCCCCCGTCACGGCGCTCATGGTCGACGAGGGCAGGGTCGCCCCCGGCAGCCGCCAGCGGGTCTCCGACCCCTCCCGGGCGGCGCACGGCGCCTTCGTCTCGATGCTGTCGAAGCAGGGCATCACGGTCTCCAAGTCCCGTGGCCGGGCGAAGGCCCCGGCCGGCGCCCAGGAGATCGCCAGGGTCGACTCCGCGCCGGTTTACGCCCTGGTCGAGCGGGCGCTGACGCGCAGCGACAACGACCTGTCGGAGGCCCTGGCCCGGCAGGTGGCCATCAAGGAGGGCAGGCCCGCCTCCTTCGACGGGGCCGCGCAGGCCGTCCACGAGGTGCTGACCCGGCTGAAGGCGGCCGAGGGCGTGCGGGTCTTCGACGGCAGCGGGCTGTCGCCCAAGAACCGCATCGCTCCCGCCGGGCTGGCCCGGCTGATCGCGGTGGCGGCCGCCCCGGCGAACCCCCACCTGCACCCGATCGTCAGCGGCATGCCCGTGGCGGGGTTCAGCGGCACCCTCGGCCACCGGTTCGGCAAGAGCGACTCCGCCTACGGCCTGGTCCGGGCCAAGACCGGCACCCTCAACGGGGTCAGCACACTGGCCGGCATGACCACCACCCGGAGCGGCCGGCTGGTGACCTTCGCCTTCATGGCGGACGACATCCCGCCCGGCTGGGGCAAGGCGGAGGCGGCCCTCGACAGGCTCGCCGCCGTCGTTGCCGCAAGCTGA
- a CDS encoding zinc-dependent metalloprotease, which translates to MQVIDWDLAVTTGTRLVRPGPQVSREEARQAVAELRQLSREAEGHVREFTRIDTETAPQPATIVDRSGWIKANVEGFRVVLEPLTERMAARRDQTPAIVSAVGSRITGVEVGAVLAFLASRVLGQYELFLPPDPDGQAAAGRLTLVAPNIVHAEQELNVHPRDFRLWVCLHEETHRVQFTGVPWLREYVRSQMTEFLLASDIDLSTLLERLRSAADAVADAVRGGEGNLIDAIQTPEQKEILDRLTAVMTLVEGHGDYVMDAVGPSVVPSVADIRAKFHHRREGGSRLDRTVRKLLGVDLKMKQYAQGSAFVRTVVDSVGMDGFNKVWTSPQTLPTQDEISHPERWIARVIGDPALPAAEADGTTG; encoded by the coding sequence ATGCAGGTGATCGACTGGGATCTCGCCGTAACGACCGGAACGCGCCTGGTGCGCCCCGGGCCGCAAGTGAGCCGAGAGGAGGCCCGGCAGGCGGTCGCGGAGCTGCGACAGCTGTCCCGCGAGGCCGAGGGGCACGTCCGGGAGTTCACCCGGATCGACACCGAGACCGCGCCCCAGCCCGCCACGATCGTCGACCGGTCCGGCTGGATCAAGGCCAACGTCGAGGGCTTCCGGGTGGTCCTGGAGCCGCTGACCGAGCGGATGGCCGCGCGCCGGGACCAGACGCCGGCGATCGTGTCCGCGGTGGGATCGCGCATCACCGGGGTCGAGGTCGGCGCGGTGCTGGCCTTCCTCGCCTCCCGCGTCCTGGGCCAGTACGAACTGTTCCTGCCGCCCGACCCCGACGGCCAGGCGGCCGCCGGCCGGCTCACCCTGGTCGCGCCCAACATCGTCCACGCCGAGCAGGAGCTCAACGTCCATCCGCGTGACTTCCGCCTGTGGGTCTGCCTGCACGAGGAGACCCACCGGGTGCAGTTCACCGGCGTCCCCTGGCTGCGGGAATACGTCCGCTCCCAGATGACGGAGTTCCTGCTCGCCTCCGACATCGACCTGTCCACGCTCCTGGAGCGGCTCCGCTCGGCCGCCGACGCGGTCGCCGACGCCGTCCGGGGCGGTGAGGGCAACCTGATCGACGCGATCCAGACGCCCGAGCAGAAGGAGATCCTCGACCGGCTCACCGCGGTGATGACCCTGGTCGAGGGCCACGGCGACTACGTCATGGACGCGGTCGGCCCCTCGGTGGTCCCCTCGGTCGCCGACATCCGGGCCAAGTTCCACCACCGCAGGGAGGGCGGGTCCCGGCTCGACCGCACGGTCCGCAAGCTGCTCGGCGTCGACCTCAAGATGAAGCAGTACGCCCAGGGGTCCGCCTTCGTCCGCACCGTCGTCGACAGCGTGGGCATGGACGGCTTCAACAAGGTCTGGACCTCCCCGCAGACCCTCCCCACCCAGGACGAGATCAGCCACCCCGAGCGCTGGATCGCCAGGGTGATCGGCGACCCGGCCCTCCCCGCGGCCGAGGCCGACGGCACCACCGGCTGA
- the tilS gene encoding tRNA lysidine(34) synthetase TilS — protein MGPPPVVADVRRAVRHALADLEPGDLVLVACSGGADSLALAAGLGAVAPRAGLRAGLLTVDHGLQEGSPDRAADVVRLAPALGLLGPVEALSVSVGISGGPEAAAREARYAALSEAAGRLGAAAVLLGHTRDDQAETVLMRLTRGSGTRSLAGMPARAGLYRRPLLGLGRATTVAACAALGLSPWDDPHNLDPRYTRVRVRERLLPALEEGLGPGVAEALARTAALCRDDADALDEWADAVYARAAVPDSALSDIGAVAVTVSEVAGVPAAVRRRVLRRAAIEAGAPPGTLAAWHILQVDRLVTDWRGQRRIEVPGGVGAVRRCGTLVFARQSVRPVL, from the coding sequence ATGGGTCCGCCTCCGGTCGTCGCCGATGTCCGCCGTGCCGTACGGCACGCCCTGGCCGACCTGGAGCCCGGCGACCTCGTGCTGGTCGCGTGCAGCGGCGGCGCCGACTCCCTGGCGCTCGCGGCGGGGCTGGGGGCCGTGGCGCCGCGCGCCGGGCTCCGCGCCGGGCTGCTGACCGTCGACCACGGCCTCCAGGAGGGTTCTCCGGACCGGGCCGCCGACGTCGTACGGCTCGCCCCCGCCCTCGGGCTGCTCGGCCCCGTGGAGGCGCTGAGCGTCTCCGTGGGGATCTCGGGGGGCCCCGAGGCGGCGGCCAGGGAGGCGAGATACGCGGCGCTGTCGGAGGCCGCCGGGCGCCTCGGGGCGGCGGCCGTGCTGCTCGGGCACACCAGGGACGACCAGGCCGAGACCGTGCTGATGCGGCTGACCCGGGGGAGCGGGACGCGCTCGCTGGCGGGGATGCCCGCGCGGGCGGGACTCTACCGGCGGCCGCTGCTGGGGCTCGGCCGCGCGACGACCGTGGCGGCCTGCGCGGCGCTCGGGCTGTCCCCGTGGGACGACCCGCACAACCTCGACCCCCGCTACACCCGGGTCCGGGTCCGTGAGCGGCTGCTGCCCGCCCTGGAGGAGGGGCTCGGTCCCGGGGTCGCCGAGGCGCTCGCCCGGACCGCCGCGCTGTGCCGTGACGACGCCGACGCGCTCGACGAGTGGGCCGACGCCGTCTACGCGCGGGCGGCCGTCCCCGATTCCGCTCTAAGCGATATCGGGGCGGTGGCGGTGACCGTCTCGGAGGTGGCGGGGGTGCCGGCCGCGGTGCGGCGGCGGGTGCTGCGGCGGGCGGCGATCGAGGCCGGGGCCCCGCCCGGCACGCTCGCGGCCTGGCACATCCTCCAGGTCGACCGTCTGGTCACCGACTGGCGGGGGCAACGGCGGATAGAGGTCCCCGGTGGGGTGGGAGCGGTCCGCCGGTGTGGCACGCTGGTGTTCGCCAGACAGTCAGTACGCCCCGTCTTGTAA
- the hpt gene encoding hypoxanthine phosphoribosyltransferase, whose product MDAADMGKDLSKVLIPEEELQAKIKELASRIDEDYAGKDLLIVGVLKGAVMVMADLARALHVPVQMDWMAVSSYGAGTKSSGVVRVLKDLDTDIAGRHVLVVEDIIDSGLTLSWLVHNLKSRNPASVEICAALRKPDAVKVPIDVKYIGFDIPNEFVIGYGLDYAERYRNLPFIGTLAPHVYGAG is encoded by the coding sequence GTGGACGCAGCCGACATGGGCAAGGACCTCTCGAAGGTCCTCATCCCGGAGGAAGAGCTCCAGGCAAAGATCAAGGAGCTCGCGAGCCGGATCGACGAGGATTACGCGGGCAAGGACCTGCTGATCGTGGGAGTGCTCAAGGGGGCGGTCATGGTCATGGCCGACCTGGCCAGGGCGCTGCACGTGCCGGTCCAGATGGACTGGATGGCCGTCTCGTCCTATGGCGCCGGCACCAAGTCGTCGGGCGTCGTGCGCGTGCTCAAGGACCTCGACACCGACATCGCGGGCCGTCACGTGCTGGTGGTCGAGGACATCATCGACTCCGGCCTGACCCTCTCGTGGCTGGTGCACAACCTGAAGTCGCGCAATCCCGCCTCCGTCGAGATCTGCGCCGCGCTGCGGAAGCCGGACGCGGTCAAGGTGCCGATCGATGTGAAATACATCGGTTTCGACATTCCCAACGAGTTCGTCATCGGTTACGGGCTCGACTACGCAGAGCGATATCGCAACCTTCCCTTCATTGGGACCCTTGCTCCGCATGTGTATGGAGCGGGCTGA